The Pseudomonas sp. R4-35-07 genome contains a region encoding:
- a CDS encoding amino acid adenylation domain-containing protein — MRRLTIEWGGASEALGALKQVLEQYGHIAGAGSVDLVIEDGSQSPSALSTDAPWMSLRLGIGPVSETGLPALQFRCYDRDRRLLAVHDVAEEPSGNGQRLRRRAAHALVEWVASLVSGFSRDPGYFCATTNPGTLPEQGLRGLESLAFMHRFNRTADPALLRAAQVPMIERLQASLNAFADRTALNIAGRRVTYRQLQEKAVAIQQHLLPLLEGIETPPVVGVCLEKSTELYASILAVLGCGAVYLPLSPDHPVKRQHSMLTSAGAGVLLENGLHPLRDKFVSLDVSTLTPHGIDSTQPLMRHRPQADAPCMALFTSGTTGQPKGVLLSQHNLAHFTAWLGTCVALDDKSRVLQFSPLSFDSSLIDIFPALIAGAALIVPSAEQRHDPRQLVELIRLQRVTHAFLPPALLGILPLDQPLGLAHLLTGGDFCEPYVIERMAGQCQFHNLYGPTEATVLATHRTFRLGDSNRNIGLPIANSQVLILDDQLQPVDEQVMGDLYLAGPGVSLGYMNGPPQADSPFIKLTLPDGQWLQAYRSGDLAKWTQDGIELGGRRDDQVKIRGFRVEPQEIEHCLRSSRLFRQVAVVIDQTHRIIGFAAQPEPGATLASLKEHARQWLPEHMQPVAWSELPSLPASSNGKIDRKALRETPITRAQEMTRCSTLTPVQAQLVDLWGELLGLPAGDVSIDDSFFNLGGHSILLSTLLLRLREQFGRSLSLSQFFEAPTIRTLALQMEGAALPNTSFSQMEKDASRALTLKVLPEARAGDPRKAIVTGANSFVGVHIVQALLAGGAQEVACLVRALPGQSAADRFSQALREYRLEQLDLSRVQVYAADLRQPRLGLSAEAYDHLARNHGVLVHNAAQVNHVMDYIALANDNVEPVFECLRLCETHCKKVFNFISTLSACSRLDTDGYVLEAPASRALPLYVKNGYNLSKWVAERLLGRAVEQGAWVNIHRPGNISFNSRNGVCQPHKNRLMLMLKGSLQLGRVPRMEGNFDLMPVDFLARFIAFHSARFVPGRNVFNLHNPQPLSWDQYLNAFSQAGHTFERVSLQHWQRALRTVRHDNALFGVLGFYLDGLGEDIGDTSMIHYSNAQWGLEQMGTQYPPKSPALLRKGCDYLRAIGFL; from the coding sequence ATGAGGCGCTTGACGATTGAATGGGGCGGTGCCAGTGAAGCACTGGGGGCCCTCAAGCAGGTTCTGGAACAATACGGGCATATCGCGGGGGCGGGGTCGGTCGACCTGGTGATTGAGGACGGCAGCCAGTCACCGTCAGCCTTATCCACCGATGCGCCGTGGATGAGCCTGCGCCTGGGCATCGGCCCCGTGTCCGAAACTGGGTTACCCGCACTTCAGTTTCGCTGCTATGACCGTGATCGGCGCCTGTTGGCCGTGCACGACGTTGCCGAGGAGCCCAGCGGCAACGGCCAGCGCCTGCGTCGTCGTGCGGCGCACGCTCTGGTGGAGTGGGTAGCGTCATTGGTCAGCGGATTCTCGAGAGACCCTGGTTATTTCTGTGCAACGACCAACCCGGGCACCTTGCCCGAACAGGGATTGCGAGGACTGGAGTCACTGGCGTTCATGCATCGATTCAACCGTACAGCCGATCCGGCACTGCTGCGGGCGGCACAGGTGCCCATGATCGAACGGTTGCAGGCCAGCCTGAATGCCTTCGCCGATCGTACAGCGCTTAATATTGCGGGGCGCAGGGTGACTTATCGCCAGCTTCAGGAAAAAGCCGTGGCGATTCAGCAACACCTGCTGCCCCTGTTGGAGGGCATTGAAACACCACCGGTGGTGGGTGTATGCCTGGAAAAATCTACCGAGCTTTACGCAAGCATTCTGGCGGTGCTGGGCTGTGGCGCGGTGTATTTGCCGCTGTCTCCGGACCATCCGGTAAAACGCCAGCACAGCATGCTGACAAGCGCAGGTGCAGGCGTATTACTGGAAAATGGCCTGCACCCGTTGCGGGATAAATTCGTTTCACTTGATGTCAGTACGCTCACCCCACACGGCATCGACTCCACACAGCCGCTGATGCGCCATCGTCCCCAGGCCGATGCGCCGTGCATGGCGCTTTTTACCTCTGGCACCACGGGGCAACCCAAGGGTGTGCTGCTCAGCCAACATAATCTGGCGCATTTCACGGCCTGGCTCGGTACCTGTGTGGCGCTGGACGATAAGAGTCGCGTCCTGCAATTTTCGCCGCTGAGCTTTGACTCCTCACTGATCGATATTTTCCCTGCCTTGATCGCGGGCGCAGCATTGATTGTCCCCAGCGCAGAACAACGTCACGATCCCCGGCAATTGGTCGAGCTGATTCGCCTGCAACGCGTCACTCATGCTTTCTTGCCACCGGCACTGCTCGGCATCTTGCCGCTGGACCAGCCGCTGGGCCTCGCACACCTGCTCACCGGCGGCGACTTTTGCGAACCCTACGTGATCGAGCGAATGGCCGGCCAATGCCAGTTTCACAACCTCTATGGCCCCACCGAAGCCACGGTACTGGCAACCCATCGAACGTTTCGGCTTGGTGATAGCAATCGCAACATCGGTCTGCCCATTGCCAACAGTCAGGTCTTGATCCTGGACGACCAGCTGCAACCGGTGGACGAGCAGGTGATGGGCGATCTGTACCTCGCAGGACCGGGCGTGAGCCTGGGCTATATGAACGGACCACCGCAGGCCGACTCCCCGTTCATCAAGCTGACGTTGCCCGACGGGCAATGGCTGCAGGCTTACCGCAGCGGCGATCTGGCGAAATGGACGCAAGACGGTATCGAGTTGGGCGGCCGACGGGATGACCAGGTCAAGATCCGCGGTTTTCGGGTCGAACCTCAGGAGATCGAGCACTGCCTGCGCAGCAGTCGGTTGTTTCGCCAAGTGGCAGTGGTGATTGATCAGACGCACAGAATCATCGGCTTTGCGGCCCAGCCCGAACCCGGCGCCACGCTGGCCAGCCTGAAGGAGCACGCACGGCAGTGGCTGCCTGAACATATGCAACCTGTCGCCTGGAGCGAGCTGCCGAGCCTCCCCGCTTCGAGCAACGGCAAGATCGATCGCAAGGCGTTGCGGGAGACGCCAATTACCCGCGCCCAGGAGATGACGCGTTGCAGCACGCTCACGCCAGTCCAGGCGCAGTTGGTAGACCTGTGGGGGGAGTTGTTAGGGTTGCCTGCCGGTGACGTGTCGATCGACGACAGCTTTTTCAACCTAGGCGGCCATTCGATCCTGCTGTCCACCTTGTTGCTGCGCCTGCGCGAGCAGTTTGGCCGCAGCCTCTCCTTGAGCCAATTTTTTGAAGCGCCGACGATTCGTACGCTGGCCTTGCAGATGGAGGGCGCAGCGCTGCCGAATACATCGTTCAGCCAGATGGAAAAAGATGCGTCCCGAGCCTTGACGCTTAAGGTGCTGCCCGAGGCACGCGCCGGGGATCCACGCAAGGCGATTGTCACAGGGGCGAACAGCTTTGTCGGCGTGCACATCGTCCAGGCCTTGCTGGCGGGTGGGGCGCAGGAGGTAGCGTGCCTGGTCCGGGCGCTCCCAGGCCAGTCGGCGGCGGACCGATTCTCTCAGGCGTTGCGCGAATACCGCCTGGAACAGCTGGACCTGAGCCGAGTGCAGGTGTATGCCGCCGACCTGCGCCAACCCCGCCTGGGTCTGTCTGCAGAGGCGTACGACCACCTCGCCCGCAATCATGGTGTGCTGGTGCACAATGCGGCGCAGGTCAACCATGTGATGGACTACATAGCACTGGCCAACGACAACGTCGAACCGGTGTTTGAATGCCTGCGCCTTTGCGAGACCCACTGTAAGAAAGTTTTCAATTTCATTTCAACGCTGTCAGCCTGCAGTCGCCTCGACACTGATGGGTATGTGCTCGAAGCACCCGCAAGCCGCGCGTTGCCGCTCTATGTAAAAAACGGCTACAACCTCTCGAAGTGGGTGGCCGAGCGGTTGTTGGGGCGTGCAGTCGAGCAAGGGGCATGGGTGAATATTCATCGGCCAGGGAATATCAGTTTCAACAGCCGGAACGGTGTCTGCCAACCCCATAAAAATCGGTTGATGTTGATGCTCAAAGGGTCACTGCAGTTGGGCAGGGTTCCTCGAATGGAGGGCAATTTCGACCTGATGCCGGTGGACTTCCTGGCGCGCTTCATCGCGTTTCACAGCGCGCGTTTTGTCCCTGGGCGAAACGTCTTCAACCTGCACAATCCTCAACCTTTGAGCTGGGACCAGTACCTTAATGCGTTCAGCCAGGCCGGACACACCTTCGAACGGGTAAGCCTTCAACATTGGCAACGGGCGTTGCGCACAGTGCGCCACGACAATGCGTTGTTCGGCGTACTGGGCTTTTACCTTGATGGGTTGGGTGAAGACATCGGCGACACGTCGATGATCCATTACAGCAACGCGCAGTGGGGCCTGGAACAAATGGGCACACAGTATCCGCCAAAGAGCCCCGCACTGTTACGCAAGGGCTGTGACTACCTCAGGGCCATCGGCTTTCTCTGA
- a CDS encoding diiron oxygenase yields the protein MSATGYHSFAEDWERRATIRTRPRRMLENDGKLIYPLSRQPLVLSATFLERCSQCRDFVLVQSFYRFIHDIVVFETEIVDKLARRIAKNRFSLPLPLACRYDAMTVVVDEDYHALVALDFLQQAVALTGIEPLDLPGQIELSRALPAAQAQAPEHLHDAVELIVVAIAENTVTHDVAAFSKDDSIKSSVRGLMADHLFDEGRHAQFWTQLVRIYWQSASAQDRDSIAGVLPTFLAHYLTNDIQKGFDLQLIEHLDVSTDIRLALQDEIIALDFPITRQHPLIGNIMSFLHHSGVLHTPSVARALDDYLPAAGRLA from the coding sequence ATGAGCGCCACCGGCTATCACTCCTTTGCCGAAGACTGGGAGCGGCGCGCAACCATCCGCACACGCCCGCGCCGCATGTTGGAAAACGACGGCAAACTGATCTATCCCCTGAGCCGCCAACCCCTTGTATTGAGTGCGACCTTTCTCGAGCGCTGCTCGCAATGCCGCGACTTTGTGCTGGTGCAAAGCTTTTATCGATTCATCCATGACATCGTGGTTTTCGAAACCGAGATCGTCGATAAACTTGCCCGCCGTATTGCCAAGAATCGCTTCTCGCTGCCCCTCCCCCTCGCCTGCCGCTACGATGCAATGACCGTCGTGGTGGATGAGGATTACCACGCATTGGTGGCACTGGACTTCCTGCAGCAAGCCGTAGCGTTGACCGGTATCGAGCCCCTGGACCTGCCGGGGCAGATCGAACTGAGCCGCGCCTTGCCGGCCGCGCAGGCGCAGGCACCGGAGCACCTGCACGATGCCGTCGAGTTGATTGTCGTGGCCATCGCCGAAAACACCGTCACCCATGATGTGGCGGCCTTTTCCAAGGACGACAGTATCAAGTCGTCCGTACGCGGCCTGATGGCCGATCACCTGTTCGATGAAGGGCGCCACGCACAGTTCTGGACACAGTTGGTGCGTATCTACTGGCAGTCGGCAAGCGCGCAAGACCGCGACAGCATTGCCGGCGTGCTCCCGACTTTTCTGGCCCATTACCTGACCAACGACATACAGAAAGGCTTCGACTTGCAGTTGATCGAACACCTGGATGTCAGTACCGATATTCGTTTGGCGCTGCAGGATGAAATCATTGCGTTGGATTTTCCTATCACCCGCCAGCACCCGTTGATCGGCAACATCATGAGCTTCCTGCACCACAGCGGCGTGCTGCACACCCCAAGCGTGGCACGCGCACTGGACGACTACCTGCCCGCGGCGGGGAGGCTGGCATGA
- a CDS encoding DUF3050 domain-containing protein, which produces MHHHSLEQKKLKLYRHPLFAEITSLSKLQHFMESHVFAVWDFMTLTKRLQQDLTCTQIPWLPPANPQAARLINEIVLGEESDEHPTRGHCSHFELYLEAMAEVGANTRVIARFIDLQHQGVEVSAALRMIGAPPGVPRFVDSTWQIALSAPTHCVAAAFLHGREGVIASMFERLLCSSPLIAHQAPILCHYLNRHIELDSQEHGPAAEQVLQHLIGADPTRQRQADSAAFGALESRMTFWDDVHASMHEVHP; this is translated from the coding sequence ATGCATCATCATTCGCTCGAACAAAAGAAACTTAAACTGTACCGTCACCCGTTATTTGCTGAAATAACTTCTCTTAGCAAATTACAACACTTTATGGAAAGCCATGTATTTGCGGTTTGGGACTTCATGACCCTGACCAAACGCCTGCAACAGGACCTTACGTGCACCCAAATACCCTGGCTCCCGCCAGCCAATCCGCAGGCCGCACGCCTGATCAATGAAATCGTGCTGGGCGAGGAGTCGGACGAACATCCGACGCGAGGCCATTGCAGTCACTTTGAGCTGTATCTGGAAGCCATGGCGGAGGTGGGCGCCAATACCCGTGTCATCGCACGTTTCATTGACCTGCAACACCAGGGTGTAGAGGTCAGCGCAGCGCTGCGAATGATCGGTGCGCCCCCCGGCGTGCCGCGCTTTGTCGACAGCACATGGCAGATCGCACTCAGCGCCCCCACCCACTGCGTCGCGGCGGCCTTCCTGCATGGTCGTGAAGGCGTCATTGCATCCATGTTCGAGCGCCTTCTGTGCAGCAGCCCCTTGATTGCTCATCAGGCACCCATCTTGTGTCACTACCTCAACCGTCATATCGAGTTGGATAGCCAGGAGCACGGCCCGGCGGCGGAGCAGGTGCTCCAGCATTTGATCGGCGCAGACCCGACTCGCCAGCGACAAGCCGATAGCGCTGCCTTCGGTGCCCTGGAAAGCCGCATGACCTTCTGGGACGACGTACACGCCTCAATGCATGAGGTACACCCATGA
- a CDS encoding GntR family transcriptional regulator gives MTQKPNPLSSIKVSGPIPAHLARAVIEETLRNAILDGRLPCGTAMRQQELASLFGVSRMPVREALRQLEAQSLLHVVTHKGAVVAPLIEDNSAETYALRMLLESEALRLSIPLLTESDIAKAEACITALECEKDYSEIGRLNRLFHMILYGKAPNHRLLKLVEHGLNEEERFLRFNLEAMGLGETSQEDHRELLNLVVQKKIDESILTLRNHLMRGMEVINRYLNSLETANRTATS, from the coding sequence GTGACACAGAAGCCGAACCCTTTAAGCAGTATCAAGGTCAGCGGACCTATTCCCGCTCATCTTGCCCGCGCCGTTATTGAAGAAACGTTGCGTAACGCCATTCTCGATGGTCGATTGCCTTGTGGCACTGCTATGCGCCAGCAAGAACTCGCCAGCCTGTTCGGCGTCAGCCGTATGCCGGTGCGCGAAGCTTTGCGCCAGTTGGAGGCACAATCCCTGCTGCATGTGGTGACTCACAAAGGCGCTGTGGTTGCGCCCTTGATCGAGGACAATTCGGCTGAGACCTATGCCCTGCGCATGCTGTTGGAGTCCGAAGCCTTGCGCTTGTCGATCCCATTGCTCACGGAGTCGGACATTGCCAAGGCAGAGGCCTGTATCACTGCGCTGGAATGCGAGAAAGACTACAGCGAGATCGGTCGCCTCAATCGCCTGTTTCACATGATCCTGTATGGCAAGGCGCCTAACCATCGCCTGCTCAAATTGGTGGAACATGGGCTGAATGAAGAGGAGCGGTTTCTGCGCTTCAACCTCGAGGCGATGGGACTGGGCGAGACGTCACAGGAGGATCACCGCGAACTGCTCAACCTGGTGGTGCAGAAGAAAATCGATGAAAGCATCCTGACACTGCGTAATCACTTGATGCGAGGCATGGAGGTCATCAATAGATACCTCAATAGCCTCGAAACTGCGAATAGAACAGCCACGTCATAA
- the lapG gene encoding cysteine protease LapG, which translates to MLGGLHADWDFSQISRKASALYGPLGEGQQRIDAWQRLLSTEKQVSEQDQLKVVNVFFNKQMTYVEDIDLWRAVDYWETPIEALWKGAGDCEDYAIAKYFSLRHLGVSSDKLRITYVKALRQNRAHMVLTYYSTPDAIPLVLDSLMDDILPATRRTDLIPVYSFNAEGLYLPGAKGNKKVGDTKRLSRWQDVLRKMRAEGFPAEPAN; encoded by the coding sequence ATGCTTGGCGGGCTGCATGCCGATTGGGATTTCTCGCAGATCAGCCGCAAGGCCAGCGCCTTGTACGGGCCGTTGGGCGAGGGCCAGCAACGTATTGACGCGTGGCAGCGGCTGCTGAGCACCGAAAAACAGGTCAGCGAGCAAGACCAGCTCAAGGTCGTCAACGTGTTCTTCAACAAACAAATGACCTACGTGGAGGACATCGATCTCTGGCGCGCGGTCGACTATTGGGAGACACCCATCGAAGCACTCTGGAAGGGCGCCGGTGACTGTGAAGACTACGCCATCGCCAAGTATTTCAGTTTGCGTCATCTGGGCGTGTCCAGCGATAAATTGCGCATTACCTACGTCAAGGCCTTGCGTCAGAATCGTGCGCACATGGTCCTGACCTACTATTCGACCCCCGACGCGATCCCGTTGGTGCTCGACAGCCTGATGGACGACATTCTGCCGGCAACCCGCCGTACCGATTTGATCCCGGTGTATTCATTCAACGCCGAGGGGCTGTACCTGCCCGGCGCCAAGGGCAACAAGAAAGTCGGCGATACCAAACGCTTGTCGCGCTGGCAGGATGTGTTGAGAAAAATGCGTGCGGAAGGCTTCCCAGCCGAGCCTGCCAACTAG
- the lapD gene encoding cyclic di-GMP receptor LapD, with amino-acid sequence MSLFKQLLIAICLFLVVAFSGSFMVSLESSRTQYVNQLRSHAQDAATALALSLTPNIDDPAMVELLVSSIFDSGYYASIRVVDLATDQTIVERSGIPDNNGVPHWFVKLIGLEPAGGDALVNRGWEQAARVEVVSHPMFALAKLWQSALGSLGWLLLCGAVSVVLGGLLLRRQLKPLDYMVKQSHAIARREFLSLPDLPRTPELRRVVQAMNQMVEKLKALFQEQAERSEKLRTESYQDNLTGLANRRYFEMQLNARVSNPEETNSGYLLVLRVKDLAGLNQRLGGQRTDQLLQAVGEQLLRQCEPYPETHNLVTRIRGGEFAVLAPGLTREEALQLAQNLESTLLSLQATGASDVTPVAYIGLAPFNHGDAPQALLTLADQALAQAEGQGDSTWACLDHSAAASVGDDHHAWHTLLDQALTQQRFELYFQPVVASQDPQLVLHYKVLSRLQDFDGHTLPAGRFLPWLERFGWSARLDRMMLEQVLKQMSGHSHNLALNLSAATLQDPQALQRIYDLLRQHSNLGSRLTLEIGEEQLPEQLVLEQMTQRLRELGFSLSLQRFGGRFSMIGNLARLGLAYLKIDGSYIRDIDQESDKRLFIEAIQRAAHSIDLPLIAERVETEGELKVIREMGIFGVQGQLFGEPAPWK; translated from the coding sequence ATGTCTTTGTTCAAACAGCTGTTGATCGCAATCTGTCTGTTCCTGGTGGTCGCCTTCAGCGGCAGCTTCATGGTCAGCCTGGAAAGTTCGCGCACGCAATACGTCAACCAATTGCGCTCCCATGCGCAGGATGCCGCGACGGCACTGGCGTTGTCGCTGACTCCCAATATCGACGATCCGGCCATGGTCGAGTTGCTGGTCAGCTCGATCTTCGACAGCGGTTATTACGCCAGCATCCGTGTGGTGGACTTGGCCACGGACCAAACCATCGTCGAGCGCAGCGGCATACCCGACAACAATGGCGTGCCCCATTGGTTTGTAAAGTTGATCGGCCTGGAGCCGGCCGGTGGTGATGCGCTGGTGAACCGTGGTTGGGAGCAGGCGGCGCGAGTCGAGGTGGTCAGCCATCCGATGTTCGCCCTGGCCAAACTCTGGCAGAGCGCCCTGGGCAGCCTTGGCTGGTTGCTGCTGTGCGGTGCGGTCAGCGTGGTGCTCGGCGGGCTGTTGCTGCGCCGGCAACTGAAGCCGTTGGACTATATGGTCAAGCAGTCCCACGCGATCGCCCGTCGGGAATTCCTCAGCCTGCCTGACCTGCCGCGTACGCCGGAGTTGCGCCGGGTGGTGCAGGCCATGAACCAAATGGTGGAAAAGCTCAAAGCGCTGTTCCAGGAGCAGGCCGAGCGCAGCGAAAAGTTGCGCACTGAATCCTATCAGGACAACCTCACCGGCCTGGCCAACCGCCGCTATTTCGAGATGCAGCTCAACGCCCGAGTCAGCAACCCCGAAGAAACCAACTCCGGCTACTTGCTGGTGTTGCGCGTCAAGGACCTGGCCGGCCTGAACCAGCGCCTGGGCGGCCAGCGTACCGACCAGCTGCTGCAAGCGGTCGGCGAACAACTGCTGCGCCAGTGCGAGCCGTACCCGGAAACCCATAACCTCGTGACCCGTATTCGTGGCGGCGAATTCGCCGTGCTGGCGCCTGGGCTCACGCGTGAAGAAGCGCTGCAATTGGCGCAGAACCTTGAAAGCACGTTGCTCAGCCTGCAGGCCACCGGCGCCAGCGATGTTACGCCCGTGGCCTACATCGGCCTGGCACCGTTCAACCATGGCGATGCGCCGCAGGCGCTGCTGACCCTCGCCGACCAAGCTTTGGCTCAAGCCGAAGGGCAGGGTGACAGCACCTGGGCGTGCCTCGACCACAGTGCCGCCGCCAGCGTCGGTGATGATCACCATGCCTGGCACACACTGTTGGACCAGGCGCTGACCCAACAGCGTTTCGAGTTGTACTTCCAGCCGGTGGTGGCCAGCCAGGACCCGCAATTGGTCTTGCACTACAAAGTGCTGTCGCGCTTGCAGGACTTTGACGGCCATACCCTACCCGCCGGGCGTTTCCTGCCGTGGCTTGAGCGTTTCGGCTGGTCAGCCCGCCTGGACCGCATGATGCTGGAGCAGGTGCTCAAACAGATGAGCGGCCACAGCCACAACCTGGCGCTGAACCTCTCAGCCGCAACCTTGCAGGATCCTCAGGCACTGCAACGCATTTATGACCTGCTGCGCCAGCACAGCAACCTGGGCTCGCGCCTCACCCTGGAGATCGGTGAAGAGCAACTGCCGGAACAGCTTGTGTTGGAACAGATGACCCAGCGCCTGCGCGAGTTGGGCTTTTCCCTGAGCCTTCAGCGTTTCGGTGGGCGATTCAGCATGATCGGCAACCTGGCCCGCCTAGGCCTGGCGTACTTGAAAATCGACGGCAGCTACATCCGCGACATCGACCAGGAAAGCGACAAGCGCCTGTTTATCGAAGCCATCCAGCGCGCGGCCCACAGCATCGATCTGCCGTTGATTGCCGAACGTGTGGAGACCGAAGGTGAGCTGAAGGTGATTCGTGAGATGGGGATTTTTGGCGTGCAGGGCCAGCTGTTCGGCGAGCCCGCGCCCTGGAAATAA